One part of the Suncus etruscus isolate mSunEtr1 chromosome 2, mSunEtr1.pri.cur, whole genome shotgun sequence genome encodes these proteins:
- the LOC126001615 gene encoding LOW QUALITY PROTEIN: Y-box-binding protein 2-like (The sequence of the model RefSeq protein was modified relative to this genomic sequence to represent the inferred CDS: inserted 1 base in 1 codon) yields the protein MRTERREACRELRIAFSKTPGLQAQVDKLVLATQVLGAVKWFHVWNGCGFINRNDTKEDVFVHWTDIKRNNSRKLLCSVGDGETVEFDVKEXEGSKGANVSGPDGMPVKGNKYAPNQRRFCRCIPGPHSVTPPPMVAEAPSDGTESGNEGKRAEDSGKHHRCRRLPSFLHWRHFLPGPQSPDLQQLIKETPTATTEDGKDG from the exons ATGCGCACGGAGCGCCGCGAGGCATGCCGGGAGTT GCGGATCGCCTTCTCTA AAACCCCTGGCCTTCAAGCACAGGTGGACAAACTGGTGCTGGCAACCCAAGTCCTGGGTGCTGTCAAATGGTTCCATGTTTGGAATGGTTGTGGATTTATCAATAGAAATGACACCAaggaagatgtctttgttcattgGACagatattaagagaaacaattccAGGAAGCTTCTGTGTAGTgttggagatggggagactgtggagtttgatgtgaAAG GAGAGGGGTCCAAAGGTGCTAATGTATCTGGACCTGACggaatgccagtgaaaggtaaCAAATATGCCCCCAATCAACGTAGGTTCTGCCGATGCATCCCCGGGCCTCACTCAGTTACCCCACCACCAATGGTAGCAGAAGCCCCCTCAGATGGAACAGAATCAGGCAATGAAGggaagagagctgaagactctgggaAGCATCATAGATGCCGAAGGCTACCATCTTTCCTTCATTGGAGGCACTTTTTGCCAGGACCACAGTCCCCtgacctgcagcagcttatcaagGAGACCCCAACAGCcaccacagaagatggaaaagatgGATGA